The following proteins are encoded in a genomic region of Methylobacterium tardum:
- the argE gene encoding acetylornithine deacetylase, translating into MPATGERLSTLDMLARLVSFDTESDKSNLALIESVCGYLDGWGVPYLRLPNAAGDKAAVLATIGPMVDGGVVLSGHTDVVPVAGQAWTGDPFALRVADGRAYGRGAVDMKGFDALALALVPEMLATDLKRPIHILLSYDEETTCLGSMDGIARFGADLPRPGAVIVGEPTGMEVADAHKSIVTCLTTVHGHEAHSARPALGANAVTAACELVAGLNRIADLMIERGDPSGRFDPASTTVHVGTIHGGTARNILAKECRFHWEYRGLPDLDPAEIPRLFAAEVERVTRERLNRYGAFGRIETLEEVDIPGLAPEPGSEAERLCLRLAGRNRTIAVPYATEAGQFQAAGIPTVVCGPGDIAQAHQPDEFITLDALGRGERFLRNLIEAYAS; encoded by the coding sequence ATGCCTGCGACCGGCGAGCGGCTGAGCACGCTCGACATGCTGGCCCGCCTCGTGTCCTTCGACACGGAGAGCGACAAGTCCAATTTGGCGCTGATCGAGTCCGTCTGCGGCTACCTGGATGGCTGGGGCGTGCCGTACCTGCGCCTGCCGAACGCCGCAGGCGACAAGGCGGCCGTTCTCGCGACCATCGGCCCGATGGTCGATGGCGGTGTCGTCCTGTCCGGTCATACCGACGTGGTGCCGGTTGCGGGGCAGGCCTGGACCGGCGACCCGTTCGCCCTGCGCGTCGCCGACGGCCGGGCCTACGGGCGGGGCGCCGTCGACATGAAGGGCTTCGACGCCCTAGCGCTCGCGCTGGTGCCCGAGATGCTGGCCACCGACCTGAAGCGGCCGATCCACATCCTGCTCTCCTACGACGAGGAGACGACCTGCTTGGGCTCCATGGACGGGATCGCCCGCTTCGGGGCCGACCTGCCGCGGCCGGGCGCCGTGATCGTCGGCGAGCCCACCGGCATGGAGGTGGCGGACGCGCACAAGAGCATCGTCACCTGCCTCACCACCGTCCACGGGCACGAGGCCCATTCGGCGCGGCCCGCCCTCGGGGCGAACGCCGTCACGGCGGCCTGCGAGCTCGTCGCCGGCCTGAACCGGATCGCCGATCTGATGATCGAGCGTGGCGACCCATCGGGGCGGTTCGACCCGGCCTCGACCACGGTCCATGTCGGGACGATCCACGGCGGCACCGCTCGGAACATCCTGGCCAAGGAATGCCGCTTCCACTGGGAGTATCGCGGGCTGCCGGACCTCGACCCGGCCGAGATCCCGCGGCTCTTCGCGGCGGAGGTCGAGCGGGTGACGCGCGAGCGCCTCAACCGATACGGCGCGTTCGGGCGGATCGAGACCCTTGAGGAGGTCGACATTCCTGGCCTCGCCCCCGAGCCGGGGTCCGAGGCCGAGCGGCTCTGCCTGCGGCTGGCCGGGCGCAACCGCACCATCGCGGTTCCCTACGCGACTGAAGCCGGGCAGTTCCAGGCCGCAGGGATCCCGACCGTGGTCTGCGGACCGGGCGACATCGCGCAGGCGCACCAGCCCGACGAGTTCATCACCCTCGACGCCCTCGGCCGGGGCGAGCGGTTCCTGCGCAACCTGATCGAGGCCTATGCGTCATGA
- the speG gene encoding spermidine N1-acetyltransferase: protein MNAVTGITIKLRPLEREDLRFVHQLNNNDSIMRYWFEEAYESFAELQQLYERNIHNQTERRFIVADPGGEPAGLIELVEINHLHRRCEFQIAIHPSFQGRGYAWQATRIAMDYAFSVLNIHKLYLHVDRDNARAVRIYERCGFRPEGVLKDEFFVNGRYRDAVRMCLFQPDYLKARGGGGDIAEPVLKV, encoded by the coding sequence ATGAACGCGGTGACCGGAATCACCATCAAGCTGCGGCCGCTTGAGCGGGAGGACCTGCGCTTCGTCCACCAGCTCAACAACAACGACAGCATCATGCGCTACTGGTTCGAGGAGGCCTACGAGTCCTTTGCCGAACTGCAGCAGCTCTACGAGCGCAACATCCACAACCAGACCGAGCGCCGCTTCATCGTGGCCGATCCCGGCGGCGAGCCGGCCGGGCTGATCGAGCTCGTCGAGATCAACCACCTTCACCGGCGCTGCGAGTTCCAGATCGCGATCCACCCGAGCTTCCAGGGGCGCGGCTACGCCTGGCAGGCGACCCGGATCGCCATGGACTACGCGTTCAGTGTGCTCAACATCCACAAGCTCTACCTGCACGTCGACCGGGACAATGCCCGGGCGGTGCGGATCTACGAGCGCTGCGGCTTCCGGCCCGAAGGTGTGTTGAAGGACGAATTCTTCGTCAACGGGCGCTATCGCGACGCCGTGCGGATGTGCCTGTTCCAGCCGGATTACCTGAAGGCCCGCGGCGGCGGCGGCGACATCGCCGAACCCGTGCTGAAGGTGTGA